One window from the genome of Pseudodesulfovibrio alkaliphilus encodes:
- a CDS encoding RelA/SpoT family protein — protein MIRINQITDKVASYIENPDLDLIQRAYIFSAQAHDGVVRRSGEPYISHPMNVAYLLAEMQLDEATVAAGLLHDTVEDTQASVDEIEDIFGSDVADIVDGVTKISQMDFESKAVQQAENIRKLILAMAEDIRVLMVKLADRLHNMRTLEFMKPVKRRLIAQETQDIYAPLANRLGLHRVKTELEDLCLRYLKPDVFDQLSQAVSEHRAAGEPYIEKVIDLIEDMLRKNKIKGRVYGRTKHLHSIHVKMEQQGLTFDEIYDLIAFRIILKSIKDCYAVLGLIHSIWRPVPGRFKDYISIPKANMYQSLHSTVIGPDGERIEVQIRTEEMNRIAEYGVAAHWQYKEVGKGSKRARTAGSRDAERYTWLRQIMDWQRELSDPREFMASLRLEMFQEEVYVFTPNGDIKELPEGATPVDFAYAIHSEVGDKCAGAKVNGRIVPLHTALKNGDSVEIITDKNRMPSRDWLKFVKTAKARTRIKQYIRTVERERAIALGRELLEKEGRRVGINVQKTIKDGEFHKLVESFNCGSVDDLLTQVGFSRFTPRKVVKKLYTVIHGESADMRKGRERDEAAVSQSEARKKPKKDGLQISGVDNVLVRFASCCNPLPGEPIIGYITRGRGVTVHRIDCHNVKNFEDERLIGVNWEGVEDKPYPAKIRIKCLNKTGMLGKICTLLAEQNVNIDSGSFESKVDGTSLLEFTVEVKDLDQLYSALSKVKALKAVQEALRVS, from the coding sequence ATGATTCGCATCAATCAGATCACCGACAAGGTGGCGTCGTACATAGAGAATCCCGACCTGGACCTGATTCAGCGGGCCTATATTTTTTCCGCTCAGGCGCATGACGGCGTAGTCCGCCGCTCGGGCGAGCCGTACATCTCGCACCCCATGAACGTGGCCTATCTGCTGGCTGAGATGCAGCTCGACGAGGCCACGGTGGCCGCCGGTCTGCTGCACGACACCGTGGAGGACACCCAGGCCTCTGTGGACGAAATCGAGGACATCTTCGGCTCGGACGTGGCCGACATCGTGGATGGCGTGACCAAGATCAGCCAGATGGATTTCGAGTCCAAGGCCGTGCAGCAGGCCGAGAACATCCGCAAGCTCATCCTGGCCATGGCCGAGGACATCCGGGTGCTCATGGTCAAGCTGGCCGACCGGCTGCACAACATGCGCACCCTGGAGTTCATGAAGCCGGTCAAGCGCCGCCTTATCGCCCAGGAGACCCAGGACATCTACGCCCCTCTGGCCAACCGTCTGGGGCTGCACCGGGTCAAGACCGAACTTGAGGATCTCTGCCTGCGCTACCTCAAGCCCGATGTCTTTGACCAACTCAGTCAGGCCGTGTCCGAGCACCGTGCCGCAGGCGAGCCCTACATCGAGAAGGTCATCGACCTGATCGAGGACATGCTGCGCAAGAACAAGATCAAGGGGCGCGTCTACGGCCGCACCAAGCACCTGCACTCCATTCACGTCAAGATGGAGCAGCAGGGGCTGACCTTCGACGAAATATACGATCTCATCGCCTTTCGCATCATCCTGAAATCCATCAAGGACTGTTACGCAGTCCTGGGCCTTATTCACTCCATCTGGCGACCTGTGCCCGGCCGGTTCAAGGATTACATCTCCATCCCCAAGGCCAACATGTACCAGAGTCTGCACTCCACCGTTATCGGCCCGGACGGGGAGCGCATCGAGGTCCAGATCCGCACCGAGGAAATGAACCGCATCGCCGAGTACGGCGTGGCAGCCCACTGGCAGTACAAGGAGGTGGGAAAGGGGAGCAAACGGGCCCGGACAGCCGGCAGCCGTGACGCCGAGCGCTACACTTGGCTGAGGCAGATCATGGACTGGCAGCGCGAGCTGTCGGACCCGCGTGAGTTCATGGCCTCGCTGCGTCTTGAGATGTTCCAGGAGGAGGTCTACGTCTTCACGCCCAACGGCGACATCAAGGAGCTGCCCGAGGGCGCTACTCCCGTGGATTTCGCCTACGCCATCCACTCGGAGGTGGGTGACAAGTGTGCCGGGGCCAAGGTCAACGGCCGCATCGTGCCGCTGCATACGGCCTTGAAGAACGGCGATTCGGTGGAGATCATCACCGACAAGAACCGGATGCCCAGTCGCGACTGGCTCAAGTTCGTCAAGACGGCCAAGGCGCGCACCCGCATCAAGCAATACATCCGCACAGTGGAGCGCGAGCGGGCCATAGCCCTGGGCCGGGAGTTGCTGGAGAAGGAAGGGCGCCGTGTGGGCATCAATGTCCAGAAGACCATCAAGGACGGCGAGTTCCACAAGTTGGTGGAGAGCTTCAATTGCGGCAGCGTGGACGACCTGCTGACCCAGGTGGGGTTCTCGCGGTTCACGCCGCGCAAGGTTGTCAAGAAGCTCTATACCGTCATCCATGGCGAAAGCGCGGACATGCGCAAGGGCCGGGAGCGTGATGAGGCCGCCGTCAGTCAGAGCGAGGCCAGGAAGAAGCCGAAAAAAGACGGGCTGCAAATTTCGGGCGTGGACAATGTCCTGGTCCGTTTCGCCAGCTGCTGCAATCCGCTGCCCGGCGAGCCCATCATCGGTTACATCACCCGGGGCCGGGGTGTGACTGTGCACCGTATCGATTGCCACAACGTCAAGAATTTCGAGGATGAACGCCTCATTGGCGTTAACTGGGAAGGCGTTGAGGACAAGCCGTATCCGGCAAAAATCCGCATCAAATGCCTCAACAAAACCGGCATGCTCGGAAAAATATGCACCTTGCTGGCCGAGCAGAACGTCAACATCGATTCGGGCAGCTTCGAGTCCAAGGTGGACGGCACCTCGCTGCTGGAGTTCACGGTGGAGGTCAAGGACCTGGATCAGCTATACAGCGCCTTGTCCAAGGTCAAGGCGCTCAAGGCTGTGCAGGAGGCCCTGCGCGTGTCCTGA
- a CDS encoding carbon starvation CstA family protein: MLFFLFCVALLIVGYIVYGTFVEKVFGIDPNRETPAYALQDGIDYTPMPKWKLIFIQVLDIAGIGPIFGPILGALYGPQALIWIVVGCIFAGAVHDYFSGMLSVRNNGASIPEVVGEYMGMTARQVMRLFSFTLLMLVGVVFVLSPAALLNNLTPGIATSWYVAAIFGYYFLATILPIDKIIGRFYPLLGLLLLVMTTALAVALFASPHAVLPNLDFTVNTHPGDLPLWPLLFITISCSALSGFHSTQSPLMARCVKNEREGRSVFYGAMIIEGIIGLIWCTLGMSFYNNPEALQAVISSGSPASVVAEVSHGLLGPIGGGLAILAVIILPITSGDTAFRSTRLIVAETFKLEQSKAAKRLLISVPLFVIGYIISMQNFSTIWRYFGFSNQALAALVLWTSAIYLAQRDKLHWIATVPAVFMTAVCVTFIMNATIGFNLSYTISVVGGIVAAALAFAAFILKFGLRKSTDTVTESA, encoded by the coding sequence ATGCTGTTTTTCTTATTTTGCGTTGCCCTGCTCATAGTGGGCTATATCGTTTACGGTACGTTCGTGGAGAAGGTCTTCGGCATCGACCCAAACCGGGAGACCCCGGCCTACGCGCTTCAAGACGGCATTGATTACACGCCGATGCCCAAGTGGAAGCTCATTTTCATCCAGGTGCTAGACATAGCGGGCATTGGTCCTATCTTCGGTCCAATTTTGGGAGCCCTGTACGGCCCTCAGGCCTTGATCTGGATCGTCGTCGGCTGCATCTTCGCCGGAGCGGTGCATGATTATTTCTCCGGCATGCTCTCTGTTCGCAATAACGGGGCGAGCATCCCCGAGGTTGTCGGCGAATACATGGGCATGACTGCCCGCCAGGTGATGCGCCTATTCTCCTTTACGCTTCTGATGCTTGTGGGCGTCGTTTTCGTTCTCAGTCCGGCCGCGCTGCTCAACAACCTGACTCCCGGAATCGCCACCAGCTGGTATGTGGCGGCCATATTCGGCTATTACTTCCTGGCCACCATTCTGCCCATCGACAAGATCATCGGGCGGTTCTATCCGTTGCTGGGATTGCTGCTGCTGGTCATGACCACCGCTCTGGCCGTGGCGCTCTTCGCCAGCCCCCATGCCGTGCTGCCGAATCTGGACTTCACCGTCAACACTCATCCGGGCGACCTTCCCCTCTGGCCGCTGCTGTTCATAACGATTTCCTGCTCGGCCTTGTCGGGATTCCATTCGACCCAGTCCCCGTTGATGGCCCGCTGCGTGAAGAACGAGCGCGAAGGCCGCTCCGTGTTTTACGGGGCAATGATCATCGAGGGCATCATCGGGCTGATATGGTGCACTCTGGGCATGTCCTTCTACAACAATCCCGAGGCGCTTCAGGCCGTGATCAGCTCCGGTTCCCCTGCAAGCGTGGTGGCCGAGGTTTCCCACGGGCTCCTCGGTCCCATTGGCGGCGGCCTGGCAATCCTCGCGGTCATCATCCTGCCGATCACCAGCGGCGACACCGCCTTCCGGTCCACACGCCTGATAGTGGCCGAGACATTCAAGCTGGAGCAGAGCAAGGCCGCAAAGCGGCTCTTGATCTCCGTTCCGCTCTTTGTCATCGGCTACATAATCTCCATGCAGAACTTCTCCACCATTTGGCGCTACTTCGGCTTCTCCAACCAGGCCCTGGCCGCCCTGGTCCTCTGGACCTCCGCGATATACCTGGCCCAGCGCGACAAGTTGCACTGGATCGCCACAGTCCCGGCGGTGTTCATGACTGCAGTGTGCGTTACTTTCATCATGAACGCCACCATCGGCTTCAATCTGAGCTATACAATATCCGTTGTCGGCGGGATTGTGGCCGCGGCGTTGGCCTTTGCCGCCTTCATACTGAAGTTCGGTTTGCGCAAGTCGACCGACACGGTCACAGAATCCGCATAG
- a CDS encoding PPC domain-containing DNA-binding protein, whose product MSKTIMQRLQKGEDLVAELTRVCRENNITRGAVQVIGAMEQARLGYYHQDARTYETHAIDQHVEILAGIGNVSLLDGEAFVHLHLTLGDSTCRCMGGHAMEGNIIFAAEAIITEIPGDTLSRTFDEPTGLKLWA is encoded by the coding sequence ATGAGCAAAACCATCATGCAACGCCTGCAAAAAGGCGAAGATCTCGTGGCCGAACTGACCCGCGTATGCCGCGAAAACAACATCACCCGGGGCGCGGTCCAGGTCATCGGCGCCATGGAGCAGGCCCGTCTCGGCTACTACCACCAGGATGCGCGCACATACGAGACCCACGCCATCGACCAGCACGTCGAAATCCTGGCGGGCATCGGCAACGTCTCGCTGCTGGACGGTGAAGCCTTTGTCCACCTCCACCTGACACTGGGCGACTCCACCTGCCGGTGCATGGGCGGCCACGCCATGGAAGGCAACATCATCTTCGCGGCCGAGGCGATCATCACCGAGATCCCGGGCGACACGCTGTCCCGGACATTCGATGAACCCACGGGGCTCAAACTCTGGGCCTGA
- a CDS encoding peptide-binding protein: protein MRLPVLFLLFLVMSLVAACGEGGGPATPVRPVDPASIPAAPEDGGTLVEAMLGEPDNLISMLSTSSSSHTLSSYIYVSLIKYDKDIELVPHAAKSFEVLDEGRLLRFTLREDIRWFDGQPLTAEDVEFTYRLMIDPQTPTAYAENFKAVKAFRLTGPFSFEVEYDQPFAKALITWAMDILPKHALEGENLLDTRYSRQPLGAGPFKLREWTPGTRIVLEANPDYFEGRPHVDRVIYRMIPDLSTQFLELKAGNLDIMTLTPLQYLYQTTGPGWDGSFRKFEYLASGYAFLGFNMRHPFFRDVRVRRAIDYAINRRELVEGVLFGLGEAANGPYNPGTWQYNEDVVPREYDPGLARALLAEAGWSDSNGDGLLDRDGVPFAFSIITNQGNTQRIKAGVIIQQRLADVGIKVELRTVEWAAFINEFVDKGRFDAVILSWNILQDPDIYSVWHSSQAVERGLNFTRYVNPELDDLLERGRRLVDPAQRKPIYDAVQRILHDDVPYSFLYVPKSLPIVQARVQNIQAAPAGITYNFPEWWIPKSLQMQP, encoded by the coding sequence ATGAGACTGCCTGTCCTGTTCCTCCTCTTCCTGGTCATGTCCCTTGTCGCTGCTTGCGGCGAGGGCGGCGGACCGGCCACGCCCGTACGGCCTGTGGACCCTGCGTCCATTCCGGCCGCGCCGGAGGACGGGGGCACCCTGGTTGAAGCCATGCTCGGCGAGCCAGACAACCTCATTTCCATGCTTTCCACCTCTTCGTCCTCCCACACCCTGTCCTCGTATATTTATGTCAGTCTCATCAAGTACGACAAGGACATCGAGCTCGTGCCTCATGCCGCCAAGTCCTTTGAGGTGCTTGACGAGGGGCGGCTGCTTCGGTTCACCCTGCGCGAGGACATCCGCTGGTTCGATGGCCAGCCGCTCACGGCCGAGGATGTGGAGTTCACCTACCGGCTGATGATCGATCCGCAGACGCCCACCGCCTATGCGGAGAATTTCAAGGCGGTCAAGGCGTTCCGTCTGACCGGCCCGTTCTCCTTTGAGGTGGAGTACGACCAGCCCTTTGCCAAGGCGCTTATCACCTGGGCCATGGACATCTTGCCCAAGCATGCCCTGGAGGGGGAAAATCTTCTGGATACACGGTACAGCCGCCAGCCTCTGGGGGCCGGACCCTTCAAGCTCAGGGAATGGACGCCGGGAACCCGTATCGTGCTGGAGGCCAACCCGGATTATTTCGAGGGAAGGCCCCATGTCGACAGGGTGATCTATCGCATGATCCCGGATCTCTCCACCCAGTTCCTGGAGCTTAAGGCGGGAAATCTCGACATCATGACGCTGACGCCGCTGCAATACCTTTACCAGACCACCGGCCCCGGCTGGGACGGCAGTTTTCGGAAGTTCGAATACCTGGCGTCCGGCTATGCCTTTCTGGGTTTCAACATGAGGCATCCGTTTTTTCGTGATGTCAGGGTGCGCCGGGCCATTGACTATGCCATCAACCGGCGCGAATTGGTCGAGGGAGTGCTCTTCGGCCTGGGCGAGGCGGCCAACGGGCCATACAATCCGGGCACCTGGCAATACAACGAGGATGTGGTTCCGCGGGAATATGATCCCGGGCTGGCCAGGGCTCTGCTGGCCGAGGCGGGCTGGAGTGATTCCAACGGCGACGGTCTGCTGGACAGGGACGGGGTTCCCTTCGCCTTTTCCATCATTACCAATCAGGGCAACACCCAGCGTATCAAGGCCGGGGTGATCATCCAGCAGCGGCTCGCGGACGTGGGCATCAAGGTGGAGCTGCGCACCGTGGAATGGGCGGCTTTCATCAACGAATTCGTGGACAAGGGGCGTTTCGATGCCGTGATACTCAGCTGGAACATTCTCCAGGACCCGGATATATACAGCGTCTGGCATTCATCCCAGGCCGTGGAGCGGGGGCTCAACTTCACGCGCTACGTCAACCCGGAGTTGGACGACCTGCTCGAGCGGGGCCGCAGGCTGGTCGATCCGGCCCAGCGCAAGCCCATTTATGATGCAGTGCAGCGCATCCTGCACGACGACGTGCCCTACAGCTTCCTGTATGTGCCGAAATCCTTGCCCATCGTCCAGGCTCGGGTGCAGAATATTCAGGCTGCTCCGGCGGGCATCACCTACAATTTCCCCGAGTGGTGGATACCGAAGTCGCTGCAAATGCAGCCTTAG
- a CDS encoding DEAD/DEAH box helicase, whose amino-acid sequence MSSGEEQIVKSILQNFIGDSIPEYILEGAREVVAANGVSKLDLKKRDQYWDIDGQVQGDDFQNYTSEIGINLSDRSINFYCNCPDSFSGVCRHVAATAVKLFKSLNSESGEKAPITRTDWRQTFRPFFATELEPEAGRHYLIYRIFPELGRLQVAFFRARQNKSGISQVQNEITLAQIVENPDWCDTSPALPGVAEQIGHYLDYWGHRVEIPAGLHSWFFRAVKNEYYLFLRDTDQPVTIESKTMQLKLSPTLSEDGLMFDILLSREDKMPFSITNEEEIYFYGRLPLWVYYKNSFYPVQTGLDPKLVQGMVEKKPIVPHADVSEFLDRVWTRIPVSDLYGQEDFLERVGPIFQDAEYNPKLFLDEEGSLLVLKVQNIYENEHGEFIMPGPNPDLQTGSYHAEGKSYLIRRAQDEEANLLAELQDMNFQPRSNHIWFMEQEEAINFLLDHYPQLVEAYRVYGEQNLTRYKVRTTQPVVVAEVESDEEDKWFNLELSVEYDDQRVPIDVIWEAWTKGKRYVQLKDGSYTSLPESWLEKLGHKLKALGFDPEKAPKKQFNQFEAPVLDKILEDLPQAHTDEYFVKLREKINNFREIKTVEQPKRLQATLRPYQVQGLSYLNFLREYGFGGILADEMGLGKTIQTLSYIQSLVDSGVERPNLIIVPTSVLPNWEREAQKFVPDLKRLTIYGAKRDDLFQHIKNSNLVITTYALLRRDLDELLKYDYASVILDEAQNIKNPNTITARSVRKLEADLRVCLSGTPIENNLFELWSLFEFLMPGFLGSQHSFQRGIVKPIKDGDEETLDYLRSRVKPFILRRTKSEVAKDLPPKIETTHYCELVDEQRDLYNALAKKLKDQVLRDVEEKGMAKSQMSILDALLKLRQICCHPRLLKLDMPGVSTNLPSGKFDAFKDLVVDIIEGGHKVLVFSQFVRMLHVIRNWLQIREIPFAYLDGSSKDRFEQVDRFNENPDIPIFLISLKAGGTGLNLTSADYVIHYDPWWNPAVENQATDRTHRIGQKRQVFAYKMICQNTVEERILKLQEQKKDVAEAIIPGQSALKGLTRDDLEMLFEI is encoded by the coding sequence ATGAGCAGCGGCGAAGAACAAATAGTCAAGTCAATCCTCCAGAACTTTATCGGCGACAGCATCCCGGAATACATTCTGGAGGGTGCCCGTGAGGTCGTTGCGGCCAACGGGGTCTCCAAGCTTGACCTCAAGAAACGCGACCAGTACTGGGACATTGACGGCCAGGTACAGGGCGACGATTTCCAGAACTACACCTCCGAAATCGGCATCAATTTAAGCGATCGGAGCATCAATTTCTATTGCAACTGCCCGGACTCCTTCTCCGGGGTCTGCCGCCATGTGGCAGCCACCGCAGTCAAGCTGTTCAAGTCGCTGAACTCGGAATCCGGGGAAAAGGCGCCGATCACGCGCACGGACTGGCGGCAGACGTTCCGCCCCTTTTTCGCCACCGAACTGGAGCCCGAGGCCGGTCGGCACTACCTCATCTACCGCATATTCCCGGAACTGGGTCGGCTCCAGGTGGCCTTCTTCCGCGCCCGCCAGAACAAGTCCGGCATCTCCCAGGTGCAAAACGAGATCACCCTGGCCCAGATCGTGGAGAATCCCGACTGGTGCGACACCTCCCCGGCCCTGCCGGGCGTGGCCGAGCAGATCGGCCACTACCTTGACTACTGGGGGCATCGGGTCGAGATCCCTGCGGGTCTGCATTCCTGGTTCTTCCGCGCCGTAAAGAACGAATACTATCTCTTCCTGCGCGATACCGACCAGCCGGTGACCATCGAATCCAAGACCATGCAGCTCAAGCTCTCCCCCACCCTGAGCGAAGACGGGCTGATGTTCGACATTCTTCTGTCCCGCGAAGACAAGATGCCCTTCTCCATCACCAACGAGGAGGAGATCTACTTCTACGGCCGACTCCCGCTCTGGGTCTATTACAAGAACTCCTTCTACCCGGTGCAGACCGGCCTTGATCCCAAGCTGGTGCAGGGAATGGTGGAGAAAAAGCCCATCGTGCCCCACGCCGACGTGTCCGAATTCCTTGATCGCGTCTGGACACGCATCCCGGTCTCGGACCTGTACGGCCAGGAAGACTTCCTGGAGCGTGTGGGGCCGATATTCCAGGATGCGGAATACAATCCCAAGCTCTTCCTCGACGAGGAGGGGAGCCTGCTTGTCCTCAAGGTCCAGAACATCTACGAGAACGAACACGGCGAATTCATCATGCCCGGGCCCAACCCGGACCTCCAAACAGGCAGCTACCACGCCGAAGGCAAGAGCTATCTGATCCGCCGCGCCCAGGACGAAGAAGCCAACCTGCTGGCCGAATTGCAGGACATGAATTTTCAACCAAGAAGCAACCATATCTGGTTCATGGAGCAGGAGGAGGCCATCAACTTCCTCCTCGACCACTATCCGCAGTTGGTTGAGGCCTACCGCGTCTACGGCGAACAGAACCTGACCCGCTACAAGGTGCGGACCACCCAGCCCGTGGTGGTGGCCGAAGTGGAATCGGACGAGGAAGACAAGTGGTTCAACCTTGAACTCTCCGTGGAATACGACGACCAGCGCGTCCCCATCGACGTGATCTGGGAGGCGTGGACCAAGGGCAAGCGCTACGTGCAGCTCAAGGACGGCTCCTACACCAGTCTGCCCGAATCCTGGCTGGAAAAGCTGGGCCACAAACTCAAGGCCCTCGGCTTTGACCCTGAAAAGGCACCCAAGAAGCAGTTCAACCAGTTCGAGGCCCCGGTCCTCGACAAGATCCTTGAGGACCTGCCCCAGGCCCACACCGACGAATACTTCGTCAAACTCAGAGAAAAAATAAACAACTTCAGAGAAATAAAAACTGTCGAGCAGCCCAAACGGCTCCAGGCAACCCTGCGTCCCTACCAGGTTCAGGGCCTTAGCTATCTCAACTTCCTGCGCGAGTACGGGTTCGGCGGCATCCTGGCCGACGAAATGGGGCTTGGCAAGACCATCCAGACCCTGTCCTACATCCAGTCCCTGGTGGATTCCGGCGTGGAAAGGCCAAACCTGATCATCGTACCTACCTCGGTACTGCCCAACTGGGAGCGCGAGGCGCAAAAATTCGTCCCTGACCTCAAGCGGCTGACCATCTACGGTGCCAAGCGCGACGACCTCTTCCAGCACATCAAGAATTCGAACCTGGTCATCACAACCTATGCCCTGCTGCGCCGCGACCTGGACGAGCTGCTCAAGTACGATTATGCCAGCGTCATTCTCGACGAAGCGCAAAACATCAAAAACCCCAACACCATAACGGCCCGCTCGGTGCGCAAGCTTGAGGCCGACCTGCGTGTCTGCCTCTCGGGCACCCCCATTGAGAACAATCTTTTCGAGCTGTGGTCGCTCTTCGAGTTCCTCATGCCCGGCTTCCTCGGCTCGCAGCACTCCTTCCAGCGCGGCATCGTCAAGCCCATCAAGGACGGCGACGAAGAAACGCTGGACTATCTGCGCTCCCGCGTGAAGCCCTTCATCCTGCGCCGCACCAAGTCCGAGGTGGCCAAGGACCTGCCGCCCAAGATCGAGACCACCCACTACTGCGAGCTGGTGGATGAGCAGCGTGATCTGTATAACGCCCTGGCTAAGAAACTTAAGGACCAAGTGCTGCGCGATGTGGAGGAGAAGGGCATGGCCAAGAGCCAGATGTCCATTCTCGACGCCCTGCTCAAACTTCGCCAGATCTGCTGCCACCCGCGTCTGCTCAAGCTCGACATGCCCGGAGTTTCCACCAACCTGCCATCCGGCAAGTTCGACGCCTTCAAGGATCTGGTGGTGGACATCATCGAGGGAGGGCACAAGGTGCTGGTCTTCTCCCAGTTTGTACGCATGCTCCATGTCATCCGCAACTGGCTGCAAATCCGGGAAATCCCCTTCGCATACCTCGACGGGTCATCCAAGGACCGCTTCGAACAGGTGGACCGGTTCAACGAGAACCCGGACATCCCCATCTTCCTCATCTCGCTCAAGGCGGGCGGCACCGGCCTCAACCTGACCAGCGCCGACTACGTCATCCACTACGATCCGTGGTGGAACCCGGCCGTGGAGAACCAGGCCACGGACCGCACCCACCGCATTGGCCAGAAACGACAGGTGTTCGCCTACAAGATGATCTGCCAGAACACGGTGGAAGAACGCATCCTCAAGCTCCAGGAGCAGAAGAAGGACGTGGCCGAAGCCATCATCCCCGGCCAGTCCGCCCTCAAGGGACTGACCCGCGACGACCTCGAAATGCTCTTTGAGATATGA
- a CDS encoding amino acid ABC transporter permease, with translation MFKRHFDKAWVQNLALLTMLGLAFYYFAFVFEFKYDFDWSIFVKEGQYGHMGKLLLGGLNLTVTITLYSTAIALTLGTLFGLARLSSFKPVYYFATCYVEFFRNTPLLIQLFFWNFALPYAFPVELRMQLFDLDFEFWMATIGTGIFTGAFVAEIVRAGVQSIPKGLLEASYSSGLNFSQTLRKIILPLAFREIIPPLGSEMLNNMKNTSLAMTIGVTEVCWAMQEITALTYHSFEATVAATIIYLSLSLIIAGLLNLVNIKLKIMPSGRKPLMRKVADAVFAPLGLLARGIEYVLWHLRRPADASRTVSPLRRLLRSSRKGVVLAAKAAFVLLLGAVLLKAVVAVAGFNFQVIADNFVTLLIWRFPGGSETEFFMGLGGLAGALLMAAIAISGSFVIGLFVGMGRTSRNRALRVPCTMYIELIRGNPLIIVIFWMYFFIPIILKIDPHVFWSATIALTVFFGAYIAEIVRGGIENIPPGQVEAAKASGLTYFQTMRKIILPQALKQMLPALVGMFIAAFKDTSLAYIIGVMELTRAAYAINNRIMIHPFEIYTTVAFMYFVFSYLMSLYAKRLERKLSPESVRIEM, from the coding sequence ATGTTCAAACGCCACTTCGACAAAGCCTGGGTCCAGAATCTCGCCCTGCTGACAATGCTCGGCCTGGCGTTCTACTATTTCGCCTTCGTCTTCGAGTTCAAATACGATTTTGACTGGTCCATCTTCGTCAAGGAAGGCCAATACGGCCACATGGGCAAGTTGCTGCTTGGCGGCCTTAACCTGACCGTCACCATCACCCTCTACTCCACGGCCATCGCCCTGACTCTGGGCACCCTCTTCGGCCTGGCCCGGCTCTCAAGCTTCAAGCCGGTCTATTATTTCGCCACCTGCTATGTGGAGTTTTTTCGCAACACGCCGCTGCTCATCCAGCTTTTCTTCTGGAATTTCGCCCTGCCCTATGCCTTTCCCGTGGAGTTGCGCATGCAGCTCTTCGACCTTGATTTCGAATTCTGGATGGCGACCATCGGCACCGGCATCTTCACTGGCGCCTTTGTGGCCGAGATCGTCCGCGCCGGCGTGCAATCCATCCCCAAGGGGCTGCTGGAGGCCTCCTACTCCTCGGGTCTCAACTTCAGCCAGACCCTGCGCAAAATCATCCTGCCCCTGGCATTTCGCGAAATCATCCCGCCCCTTGGCAGCGAGATGCTCAACAACATGAAAAACACCTCGCTGGCCATGACCATCGGCGTGACCGAAGTCTGCTGGGCCATGCAGGAAATCACCGCCCTGACCTACCATAGCTTCGAAGCCACGGTGGCGGCCACGATCATCTACCTTTCCCTCTCCCTGATCATCGCGGGCCTGCTCAACCTTGTGAACATCAAGCTGAAAATCATGCCGAGCGGACGCAAGCCGCTGATGCGCAAAGTGGCGGACGCCGTCTTCGCGCCGCTGGGCCTGCTGGCCAGGGGTATAGAGTATGTGTTGTGGCATCTCCGCCGCCCGGCGGATGCCTCCAGGACCGTCTCGCCACTGCGCCGCCTGCTGCGCAGCTCGCGCAAGGGGGTCGTGCTGGCGGCCAAGGCCGCCTTCGTCCTCCTGCTGGGCGCGGTGCTGCTCAAGGCCGTTGTGGCCGTGGCCGGATTCAACTTCCAGGTCATCGCCGACAATTTCGTCACGCTCCTGATCTGGCGCTTCCCCGGCGGCTCGGAAACCGAATTTTTCATGGGTCTGGGCGGTCTGGCCGGTGCGCTGCTCATGGCCGCCATAGCCATCTCCGGCAGCTTCGTCATTGGCCTGTTCGTAGGCATGGGCCGCACTTCGCGAAACCGCGCCCTGCGGGTGCCCTGCACCATGTACATCGAACTGATCCGGGGCAACCCCCTGATCATCGTCATCTTCTGGATGTACTTCTTCATCCCCATCATTTTGAAAATCGACCCGCATGTGTTCTGGTCAGCCACCATCGCCCTGACCGTTTTCTTCGGCGCATACATCGCCGAAATCGTGCGCGGCGGCATTGAGAACATCCCGCCCGGACAGGTGGAGGCGGCCAAGGCGTCGGGCCTGACCTACTTCCAGACCATGCGAAAGATCATCCTGCCCCAGGCCCTCAAGCAGATGCTGCCCGCCCTGGTGGGCATGTTCATCGCCGCCTTCAAGGACACCTCCCTGGCCTACATCATCGGCGTCATGGAGCTGACCCGGGCGGCCTACGCCATCAACAACCGGATCATGATTCATCCCTTCGAGATATACACCACCGTGGCGTTCATGTACTTCGTGTTCAGCTACCTGATGAGCCTGTACGCCAAGCGGCTTGAGCGAAAACTCAGCCCAGAGAGCGTCAGGATTGAAATGTAA